In the genome of Candidatus Omnitrophota bacterium, the window GCCATGCTGCGGTCGCGGCGGCTTGCCGCCGGCTGGCGTTCTGGCTCCGTCATCCGGAGGGATGCGGCGAGGCGACGCCCGCTCTTGGCTAATTCCGTCGCCACCGCCGACTCATCCAGGGCGAGGCGCTCCGCCAGCAGCCGCAGATACTCGCTGCGCAGCATCGCGTCAGGCACCTTGGCAATCGTCGGCAGCACGAATTGCGCGGCCTGCACCTTGCCTTCAATATGATCGACGTCGCACCGGCTGATCGCCGTCTCAATCAGCATGTCAAAGACGCTCATACTGCGCGCCAAGAGGGCCTCAAAGGCCGGCCGTCCCATGGAGCGCAGGCACTCATCCGGATCCACCCCGGCGGGCAGGCGCGCGATGCGCACCTCAAGCCCCTGCTCCACCAGCACGTCGATGCCCCGCAGCGTCGCGGTTTCGCCGGCGGCATCCGGATCAAACGCCAAGATCGCGCGCGGCGCATACCGTTTCAGCAATGCGGCCTGCTCGACGGTCAGCGCCGTGCCTAAGGGCGAGACCACATGCGCGATCCCTTCCTGTGCGAGCAGCACGCAGTCAAAATAGCCTTCGACCAGCACCGCGGTTTGCTCCCGCAGGATGGCCTCCTTCGCTTGAGCCAATCCAAACAGGTGCTGCCCCTTGCGATAGAGCGCCGTCTCCGGACTATTCAGGTATTTGGGTTCCTGGGCGTCCAAACTGCGGCCCCCGAACCCGACGATGCGCCCTCGAACATCCATGATGGGAAAGATCAACCGATCGCGAAACCGATCATACGTGCCCTTGGGGCCCTTGACGATGAGACCGGAGGCCTCCAGCAGCGGCTGTGTCACCCCGCGCTTTTCCGCCGCGGTCAGCAGGCCCCGCCAACCGGAGGGGGCCACCCCCAAACGAAACGCGCGCTGGGTGGGCTCCGTCACTCCCCGCTTCGCCAGATAGGCCCGCGCGGTCTGGCCATGCTGCGGATGCTGCAGCAGCCGCTCGAAATATTCGCACGTCTGCGCGAGCAGCTCAGCCAGCGGCTTCGTCGATTCGCTCTTGCCCTGCTCCGAGGGCTCGGGCAGGCTGACCCCGGCATGGTCGGCGAGCTGGCGCACCGCCTCGGGAAAGCTGAGCCGGTCGTGCTGCATCAAAAAGCTGAACACATTGCCTCCCACCCCGCAGCCAAAACAGTGAAAGATTTGCTTCGCCGGGTTGACCATGAACGACGGGGTCTTCTCCCGATGAAACGGGCAGTTCGCCTTGAAATGCCGCCCGGAGAGCTTGAGCGGCACGTAGCGGCCAATCAGCTCCGCGATATCGGTTCTGGATTGAATCTCGTCGATGAGATGTTCAGGAATCAGCGGCATCGAAGATATGATTACGGTGATGGCAAAAAACGATTACGGTGATGCGCCTGCAACGAGCGGCGGGATCAGCGGGCCGGCGTTCGCCCGCCCTCCCTGGACGATATCGCTGAACTGCTCCACGGCGTTTTTCACCGGAGGCAGCACGTACGACTCCAACGCGGAGCGCTCCACAACGCTTTTCTGAAGATAGGGGACCCCGCTTGACGTCAGCGCCAGCAGCAGAAACCCCGCCCACCACGCTCCCCGGACAAGCCCGGCGACAGCCGCCAGGATCTGTGTCACGATATTCAGCTTCTCCCACGTGAACAGGCGGCTGATCACCTTCATCACCTGGTACATGGTCAGCAACCCAATGAGAAAGAGACACCAGAAGATGACGAAGGTCGAGAACGCCTGATCAGTTTTCAGCCACGGCAGCACGAGGGTGATCACATCATCGGCGTAACTGACGACGAGCACTGTCGTGGCGATTGAGCCGGCAAGCCCCAGCAGCCCTGTCAAGAGCCCTCGGTGAAACGCTCTATAACCAGTTGTCAAAACAATGGTTACGATAACCAGGTCAACCCAATTCGGCCACGTCACCACGTCAGACCCCTCGCTGTGCGACTGCAGGTGAAGTATACCATATGCAAAATCGAAGCGTCAAGGAAGCGCTACCTTTTTTCTGGATCGCACGGGAAAACGCTTCCCTGATGAGTGGTGGCGCGGTGGCCAAGTGGCCCAGTGGCCGGAGAGCGAACGACTAGGAGCCGCCGCGGGAGGCAGCGATGGTAGCGCGGACCTTAATAATCTTCAATTCCTCCATCACCGCGTCAAACCGCTTGAGAATGTCTTGCTGGTTGGCCAAGATCTCATCAAGCTTCTTTTCCAGCTTCGCGTTGCCGCTGCTGCTGCTGGTCGTTGAGGCCGCGGCACTCTTCGTGGTGGCACGGGATGAGCGAACCGGCGGTGTGGCGTCCTCTTCAGCCGCCCACACGGCTGGCCGGCTCATCCATCCGATCCCGATCCCCACGCTGAGCGCGACCAGCAGGCCGATCGCTTGAGACCAGCGGTTCATGGCGCAACTCCTATTCTGCTGCGGTGGCTGCCGCAATGGCCTGTTCACGGTTCTGTTCCTCCAACAGCTTGACGGTGAGGAAAATGAGGAGATCTTGGCGGACCGGATCGCTTTGGCCGGCGGATGACCCGTAGCGGTTGATGTTCTTAAATAACAATCCGACCACCGGAATGTCGCCAAGCACCGGGACTTTCGTCTGTTGCTTGACCTCGGCCGCCTTGACTAATCCCCCGATCGCGATGGTATCCCCGCTTTGAATGCGCACTTGGGTCTGCGCATTTTGAATGGAAAAGCGCGGCAGCTGCAAGGTGCTGCCGCCGGTGGTGAATGACACGTTTTCAATCAGCGTGATGATCTCGGGCTTTAAGTCCACCACGATTTCGTTGCTGGGGTTCACATGCGGGGTCACGGTGAGAATCGTGCCCAAATTTTTCGCCGTGTAGCCGCTGATCGACACCCGGCCCGTCGTGCTGTCAATCGTGTAGTTGGGAATCGGATATTGTTCGCCGATGTGCACACTCGCTTCTTTATTGTTCAGCACGGCGATGCTGGGATTGGACACGATATGCGTATCCGTGCGCGTATTGAGGAAATTGATCGTATTGCCGAGGTTGCCTGCGTTGAGCGTGCCGAAGCTAAAGGTGGTGGCTTGCGAGGGAACCCTCGGCGTCTCGGCCCCGGTCCTTGGGATAAACCGGTTGCCGAAAATACCGTAGTTGGCCCCCATCGTAAAGGGAAACGTCGAGGGAAGCGTTGGGCTGACCGCTGTCAAGGTGAGCGCATCCGACCAGTCGATGCCTAATTTCTCATCTTTGGTCAGCCGGGTTTCCACCACCTTCGACTCGATCAGCACCTGCGGCGTGCGCTGGTCGATGCGCTGCACAACTTGCTTGACCGCAGACAGATTGGTGGCGATGTCGGTGACGATGAGCGTGTTGGTCCGCTCATCAAACTTCACCTTGCCGCGATCCGAGAGGACTTCGGAGATAATGTCCGGGACTTCTTTGGCCTTGGCGTAATCCAGGGGAAAGACTTCGGTGGAGAGCGCTTCTTTCTCCATTTCATCGGCGGTCAGAACGCGGACGATGTTGCCTTTGCGCTCATAGGTGTAGCCGTAGGTTTTCAAAATCACCTCGAGTGCCTGCTCCCAGGGCACGTTGGAGAGCTTGATCGTCACCAGCCCCTCGACTTCCGGCCCGGAGACGATGTCGACCCCGGCCTTTAAGGCGATGATGCGCAACACCTGCTTGATGTCCGCTTCCTTAAAGTCCAGGTTCACATTGCCGCCCTTGACTGCCGCAGGTTTTGGAGCCGGGGTGGGTGGTGCCGCCGGTGCTGCAGCCGGTGTTGCGGTTGTTGTGGACGGAGCCGACGGCTCGGTCGTTGACGGCTCGCTCGCGCTCGTTGACGCTGGCGGCGTTTCGGAGGCGGGCTTTGCCGAGTCATCAGCCGGCGAAGACGAAGACGCCTCGGCCGCCTCAGTCGCCGGCTGGGGGTCATGCTGAGCCTCCTGCCCTGCCGGCTCTTCGGCGCGCGCGCTGGTCGCTGCAACGCCACACATCGCAGAACCTAAGATCGCGGCGATGGTCCACACGAGAAGTTTTTTCACCGTGGCTCCCTCCTGTTAAAATGCTGTCTGCTTAATCTCAAACCGCGCCCCTTCGGAATCTTCGAGAATGACGGAGCTTTCACGGATCTCCACCACTTTATAATCATCAAACGCATCGCCGACGGTCAATTCCCTGTCGCCGATCATCGCAATAGGATTCTCCGGGTCCCACAAAATCCCTCCCAGCTCCGGCAGGCTGCCCTCGGTCTTGCCGCCGATCAGCTTGCCATCCTTGACCAGGGGCACAAACGGATCGCGTTTGCCCTGGGCGTCGTAGGTGGCTTTCGGAGATGACGCCACCGGCTGCTCTGCAGCCTCTATCGGAGCAAGCACCAAGCACCACATTCCAAGCACCAAGCAAGCACCAAGCACCACATTCCAAGCACCAAACTTGTGGTTCATCCTTTTGACGCTTCCTCAGTAGAAGCCACATAGGCGCGGAGCACGAGCTTGATCCGATGCCGCTTCGGACTTTTCAGGTTGCCCTGAATCTGCAAGCTGGCCAGTTGCATGGGCTTGTCCACTCCCTCCACCAAGCTAAGAAACGTGCCCAACTGGTGGTATCCGGATGATCCTTCAATCTGGATATTCACCGGTTGGTATTCGTCGCGGAGGGCTTTTGGTTTTTGGTCTTTCGGATTTTTTGGGTCCTTTGAATCGCTGCTCGACCGCTCTGGAAAGATATTCTCAATTTTCATCTGGGCCGTGTTGGCCAAATCGGTGAGCTGGGCCACCAGAACGGCCACATCGTTTTCAAGCGGCAGTTGGCTCTTCAGGGCTTTGACGGCTCGCTCTTTCTCATCATGCTGTCGTTGAACCGCGCCGATATTTTGGGCGGCAAGCTCCAGCTCCCTGATGCGAGCGCTTTGCTGCTGGATCGTCCGCTGGGTCTTCCGGATCTCCTTCCACATCGGGCCAAGGACGTAGACGACATAGACCCAGCCGATGAAAAGTGCGAGGACGGCGACTAAGAGCACCGTGCGCTGCTCTTGCTGCGAGAGGTTCACCTTCATGGCTTTGCAGCGCCCTGCAGCACGCCGGTGAGCGTAAACTGCACGATTTCCACTTGGCCATCCTGCACCCGTTTGATGGACTCGATCCGCACTTCCTTCACCGCCGAGGTCACATCTTTGCTCGCCTTGAGACTCTGGACAAATTCGGTCACGCTGGCCATGCCGCTTTCCTTTTGATCCACAGCCGAGCCTTGGATCACCAATCCTTTCTGCGGATCCAGGGTCATCTCCCGGAACCAGAGCCCATCAGGCGTATGGGTCGACATCTCATTTAATCGCGCCGACCATAAATCATGCCCAGGCTTAATGATTGCATTCATGGCGTCTTCCTGCCCGCGCAGGCGCTGCAGGGATTGCTGGAGTTGATCAAGCTGCTGCTTTTTCGGCTCAAGCGCTGCAATCCGCTGCTGATCTTGCTCCGCGCGCCGATGCACCACGGACACGGAGACTCCTAAGGCGATAGGGATAACGAAGATGAGGCTGGCGAGGATGGCAGCCAGCGGGGTGCGATGAAAGTGCTCAACGGTTGAGGTGGCCGCCCGCCGCTCCCGCTCCGGTAAGAGATTAACCTTCAACATCATCAATGGTCTGTTCGTAATGCCAACCCATACGCGATGGAAAACTGGCCTGAGAGATTCTCCGCCGGCGCCCAGGTCTGGACGGCTTGGGCCAATAAGCCTTTGAGCACCTCGATAAACCGCGCCGACTGACTTAAGCCCCCGGTCACCAGCACTTTGTCAGGAGGCTGGCTGAATCGATTCTCAAAATAATCGAAAGAAAGCTGCAACTCCGTGACCAGGGATTCCGCTGCCAGCTTCATGGCCTCGGCGGTTTCAGCGCCCAACTCGCCCTTCAGGAGCTGCTGGCGGATTTCCTCGGCCTCGATGCCAAGCTGCTCGCCCACATGGCGAATCAGGCGCTCGCCGCCCCAGGGAATGTCCCGCACGAGATACGGCACCGGCCCTTTAAACACGACCAAATTGGTCAACAGCGAGCCGACGTTGATGAGCGCTGAAGTACCCTCAGCAGGCTTGCCGTTGCTTTGCTCAAGAAACGCGTTGGCGAGGGCGAGCGCATCCACATCGATCAGGCTCACATTGACACCGGCCCGCTTGGCCCAATCGATGCGCCGCTCCACCAATTCTTTTTTACAGGCGACAATCAGCACCCACAC includes:
- a CDS encoding DNA primase, with product MPLIPEHLIDEIQSRTDIAELIGRYVPLKLSGRHFKANCPFHREKTPSFMVNPAKQIFHCFGCGVGGNVFSFLMQHDRLSFPEAVRQLADHAGVSLPEPSEQGKSESTKPLAELLAQTCEYFERLLQHPQHGQTARAYLAKRGVTEPTQRAFRLGVAPSGWRGLLTAAEKRGVTQPLLEASGLIVKGPKGTYDRFRDRLIFPIMDVRGRIVGFGGRSLDAQEPKYLNSPETALYRKGQHLFGLAQAKEAILREQTAVLVEGYFDCVLLAQEGIAHVVSPLGTALTVEQAALLKRYAPRAILAFDPDAAGETATLRGIDVLVEQGLEVRIARLPAGVDPDECLRSMGRPAFEALLARSMSVFDMLIETAISRCDVDHIEGKVQAAQFVLPTIAKVPDAMLRSEYLRLLAERLALDESAVATELAKSGRRLAASLRMTEPERQPAASRRDRSMATGAEQLLTALIIEEPQRLSALQGRLSLEEIRDAALRRILIQVSDMMSASGQATAAQVMSRLTDAEEQSIVAMLVELAQTTASKEGALEECIRRIGAKTKQQRIERLQEQLRSAEASGRHETVQQLLSQVQELVHHEEER
- a CDS encoding CvpA family protein — protein: MTTGYRAFHRGLLTGLLGLAGSIATTVLVVSYADDVITLVLPWLKTDQAFSTFVIFWCLFLIGLLTMYQVMKVISRLFTWEKLNIVTQILAAVAGLVRGAWWAGFLLLALTSSGVPYLQKSVVERSALESYVLPPVKNAVEQFSDIVQGGRANAGPLIPPLVAGASP
- a CDS encoding secretin and TonB N-terminal domain-containing protein; translation: MKKLLVWTIAAILGSAMCGVAATSARAEEPAGQEAQHDPQPATEAAEASSSSPADDSAKPASETPPASTSASEPSTTEPSAPSTTTATPAAAPAAPPTPAPKPAAVKGGNVNLDFKEADIKQVLRIIALKAGVDIVSGPEVEGLVTIKLSNVPWEQALEVILKTYGYTYERKGNIVRVLTADEMEKEALSTEVFPLDYAKAKEVPDIISEVLSDRGKVKFDERTNTLIVTDIATNLSAVKQVVQRIDQRTPQVLIESKVVETRLTKDEKLGIDWSDALTLTAVSPTLPSTFPFTMGANYGIFGNRFIPRTGAETPRVPSQATTFSFGTLNAGNLGNTINFLNTRTDTHIVSNPSIAVLNNKEASVHIGEQYPIPNYTIDSTTGRVSISGYTAKNLGTILTVTPHVNPSNEIVVDLKPEIITLIENVSFTTGGSTLQLPRFSIQNAQTQVRIQSGDTIAIGGLVKAAEVKQQTKVPVLGDIPVVGLLFKNINRYGSSAGQSDPVRQDLLIFLTVKLLEEQNREQAIAAATAAE
- the pilO gene encoding type 4a pilus biogenesis protein PilO, giving the protein MKVNLSQQEQRTVLLVAVLALFIGWVYVVYVLGPMWKEIRKTQRTIQQQSARIRELELAAQNIGAVQRQHDEKERAVKALKSQLPLENDVAVLVAQLTDLANTAQMKIENIFPERSSSDSKDPKNPKDQKPKALRDEYQPVNIQIEGSSGYHQLGTFLSLVEGVDKPMQLASLQIQGNLKSPKRHRIKLVLRAYVASTEEASKG
- a CDS encoding PilN domain-containing protein, producing MMLKVNLLPERERRAATSTVEHFHRTPLAAILASLIFVIPIALGVSVSVVHRRAEQDQQRIAALEPKKQQLDQLQQSLQRLRGQEDAMNAIIKPGHDLWSARLNEMSTHTPDGLWFREMTLDPQKGLVIQGSAVDQKESGMASVTEFVQSLKASKDVTSAVKEVRIESIKRVQDGQVEIVQFTLTGVLQGAAKP
- the pilM gene encoding pilus assembly protein PilM, which codes for MPATASPREARQRATGLLKRLATIQRKEPKYTVGLDLGASSVKVVVLGARKSEGSPPILAQQVVALKPGQDVDASEALKAAVGNLPMPISTVNMAVSGQWVIMRIIEMPAMKDNELKQALPFEAQRYLPFNIQDVILDGAMLGPSEGKKVWVLIVACKKELVERRIDWAKRAGVNVSLIDVDALALANAFLEQSNGKPAEGTSALINVGSLLTNLVVFKGPVPYLVRDIPWGGERLIRHVGEQLGIEAEEIRQQLLKGELGAETAEAMKLAAESLVTELQLSFDYFENRFSQPPDKVLVTGGLSQSARFIEVLKGLLAQAVQTWAPAENLSGQFSIAYGLALRTDH